In a single window of the Azospirillum thiophilum genome:
- the smc gene encoding chromosome segregation protein SMC, giving the protein MQFTRLRLSGFKSFVDATELVIEPGMTGIVGPNGCGKSNLVEALRWVMGETSAKRMRGDDMDDVIFGGTSSRPARNLGEVTLAVDNRSRTAPAGLNEHDELEITRRIERGSGSDYRVNGKLVRARDVQLLFADNASGAGSPALVSQGKVAQIISAKPQDRRALLEEAAGITGLHSRRHEAELRLKGAETNLTRLDDVIRAMDTQLQSLKKQARQAARYRNLSDQIRRVEAVLWHLRWLAAQEERARAHAAFTTAEAEVRDRMLSVNQLAARRTEAAAGLPDIRQGEARAASALQRLVIAREQLDAEEKRVAEQQRALEARLRQIAGDLGREEALAADAGEALARLEAERDRLTAAQADEEMLEEAAADALADAREQVEALDGELTRLTEAVAIDEARRAATQRQAADLENRAATLGKRLAEQQAQRAALEAEIAARADLSEAELAVELAEQRLEQARDAAEAAEQAKADAEPAQSRAREALSAADSARARLRAEERALAELLEAGAGGPFPPLVDAVTVSPGYEGALAAALGDALTAPLDEAAPVHWRTLPGYQAVAPLPGGAEPLSMRVEGPSAAARALSHVGVVADAAAGAALAPALAPGQILVSRDGGAWRWDGLTVQAGAPTAAAIRLKQRNRLAELRVELELAEERVELARDGLETARRAVEDAAQADRRARDAVREGFAAVGAARDRHAKLAREADAASSRLAALVEALERLAADEREAASRRDEMLELLDSLPDPREGRERVNERRAALAERRAVLAERQNALDRLTREAQARRQRLAAIQAETASWDTRSAGAGGRVAELRQRAGEAEGEIATLSGRPAEIAAERQDLLDRIAVAERERKRAADALADAEARLAGTEQSLHDAEAALADGREARARAEAAVSAALQQERTLTERIAERLDCRPEDTRAAADLDPAEPMPDPGAVESRLDKLTREREGMGPVNLRAEIEAAELEAQIGGLHGEREDLTAAIARLRQGISGLNREARERLVASFDIVNRDFQELFTRLFGGGKAYLELVNAEDPLNAGLEIYASPPGKKLQVLSLLSGGEQALTALSLLFAVFRSNPAPICVLDEVDAPLDEANVGRFCDLVEDIARQGDTRFLIITHHRLTMARVDRLFGVTMVERGVSQLVSVDLTGVEELRGVA; this is encoded by the coding sequence AGATCACCCGGCGGATCGAGCGCGGCTCCGGCTCCGACTATCGGGTCAACGGCAAGCTGGTGCGGGCGCGCGACGTGCAGTTGCTGTTCGCCGACAACGCGTCGGGTGCCGGTTCCCCGGCGCTGGTCAGCCAGGGCAAGGTCGCGCAGATCATCTCGGCCAAGCCGCAGGACCGCCGCGCCCTGCTGGAGGAGGCCGCCGGCATCACCGGCCTGCATTCCCGCCGGCACGAGGCCGAATTGCGGCTGAAGGGGGCGGAAACCAACCTGACCCGTCTCGACGACGTGATCAGGGCGATGGACACCCAGCTGCAGAGCCTGAAGAAGCAGGCGCGGCAGGCCGCCCGCTACCGCAACCTGTCCGACCAGATCCGCAGGGTCGAGGCGGTGCTGTGGCATCTGCGCTGGCTCGCCGCGCAGGAGGAGCGCGCCCGCGCCCATGCCGCCTTCACCACTGCCGAGGCCGAGGTGCGCGACCGCATGCTGTCGGTCAACCAGCTGGCCGCCCGCCGGACCGAGGCCGCCGCCGGCCTGCCCGACATCCGCCAGGGCGAGGCGCGGGCGGCGTCGGCGCTGCAGCGGCTGGTGATCGCCCGCGAACAGCTCGACGCCGAGGAAAAGCGCGTCGCCGAGCAGCAGCGGGCGCTGGAGGCCCGGCTGCGCCAGATCGCCGGCGATCTCGGCCGCGAGGAGGCGCTCGCCGCCGATGCCGGCGAGGCGCTGGCCCGGCTGGAGGCCGAGCGCGACCGCCTGACCGCGGCGCAGGCCGACGAGGAGATGCTGGAGGAGGCCGCCGCCGACGCGCTGGCCGATGCGCGCGAGCAGGTCGAGGCACTCGACGGCGAGCTGACCCGCTTGACCGAGGCGGTCGCCATCGACGAGGCCCGCCGCGCCGCCACCCAGCGCCAGGCCGCCGACCTGGAGAATCGTGCCGCCACCCTTGGCAAGCGGCTGGCCGAGCAGCAGGCCCAGCGCGCCGCGCTGGAGGCCGAGATCGCCGCCCGCGCCGACCTGTCGGAGGCCGAACTGGCGGTCGAACTTGCCGAACAGCGGCTGGAGCAGGCCCGCGACGCCGCAGAGGCCGCCGAGCAGGCCAAGGCGGATGCCGAGCCGGCGCAGTCCCGGGCGCGGGAGGCGCTGTCGGCCGCCGACTCGGCCCGTGCCCGGCTGCGCGCCGAGGAACGGGCGCTGGCCGAATTGCTGGAGGCTGGGGCTGGTGGGCCCTTCCCGCCGCTGGTCGATGCGGTGACGGTGTCGCCCGGCTATGAGGGCGCCTTGGCCGCCGCCCTTGGCGACGCGCTGACCGCTCCGCTGGACGAGGCCGCGCCGGTGCATTGGCGCACGCTGCCCGGCTATCAGGCCGTCGCGCCGCTGCCCGGCGGGGCCGAGCCGCTGTCGATGCGGGTGGAGGGGCCGTCTGCCGCCGCCCGCGCGCTGTCCCATGTCGGGGTGGTCGCCGATGCCGCCGCCGGGGCGGCTCTGGCACCGGCGCTGGCGCCCGGGCAGATCCTGGTCAGCCGCGACGGCGGGGCATGGCGCTGGGACGGGCTGACGGTGCAGGCCGGAGCGCCGACCGCTGCCGCCATCCGTCTGAAGCAGCGCAACCGGCTGGCCGAGCTGCGCGTCGAGCTGGAGCTTGCCGAGGAGCGGGTGGAACTGGCGCGCGACGGGCTGGAGACGGCCAGGCGGGCGGTGGAGGATGCCGCCCAGGCCGACCGCCGCGCCCGCGACGCCGTACGCGAGGGCTTCGCCGCCGTGGGCGCCGCGCGCGACCGCCATGCCAAGCTGGCGCGCGAGGCCGACGCCGCGTCCTCCCGCCTCGCCGCCCTGGTCGAGGCGCTGGAGCGCCTTGCCGCCGACGAGCGCGAGGCGGCGTCCCGCCGCGACGAGATGCTGGAGCTGCTCGACTCCTTGCCCGACCCGCGCGAGGGGCGCGAGCGGGTGAACGAGCGGCGTGCCGCGCTGGCCGAGCGCCGCGCCGTGCTGGCCGAGCGGCAGAACGCCCTCGATCGCCTGACACGCGAGGCGCAGGCGCGACGCCAGCGTCTGGCCGCGATCCAGGCCGAAACCGCCTCCTGGGACACCCGCTCCGCCGGGGCCGGCGGCCGGGTGGCGGAGCTGCGCCAGCGGGCCGGGGAGGCGGAAGGCGAGATCGCCACGCTGTCCGGCCGCCCGGCGGAGATCGCGGCGGAGCGGCAGGATCTGCTCGACCGCATCGCCGTGGCCGAGCGCGAGCGCAAGCGTGCCGCCGACGCGCTGGCCGATGCAGAGGCCCGGCTGGCCGGGACCGAGCAGTCGCTGCACGATGCCGAAGCGGCGCTGGCCGACGGCCGCGAGGCCCGCGCCCGTGCCGAGGCGGCGGTGTCGGCCGCCCTCCAGCAGGAACGCACGCTGACCGAGCGGATCGCCGAGCGGCTGGATTGCCGGCCGGAGGACACCCGCGCCGCCGCCGACCTCGACCCCGCCGAGCCGATGCCCGATCCCGGCGCGGTGGAGTCCCGGCTCGACAAGCTGACGCGCGAGCGCGAGGGCATGGGGCCGGTCAACCTGCGTGCCGAGATTGAGGCGGCCGAGCTGGAGGCGCAGATCGGCGGCCTGCATGGCGAGCGCGAGGATCTGACCGCCGCCATCGCCCGGCTGCGCCAGGGCATCTCCGGCCTGAACCGCGAGGCGCGCGAGCGGCTCGTCGCCAGCTTCGACATCGTCAACCGTGACTTCCAGGAGCTGTTCACCCGCCTGTTCGGCGGCGGCAAGGCCTATCTGGAGCTGGTGAATGCCGAGGATCCGCTGAATGCCGGGCTGGAGATCTATGCCAGCCCGCCGGGCAAGAAGCTTCAGGTCCTGTCATTGCTGTCGGGCGGCGAGCAGGCGCTGACGGCCCTGTCGCTGCTGTTCGCCGTCTTCCGGTCGAACCCGGCGCCGATCTGCGTGCTGGACGAGGTCGACGCCCCGCTGGACGAGGCCAATGTCGGCCGCTTCTGCGATCTGGTCGAGGACATCGCCCGCCAGGGCGACACCCGCTTCCTGATCATCACCCACCACCGGCTGACCATGGCCCGCGTCGACCGGCTGTTCGGCGTGACCATGGTCGAACGCGGCGTGTCGCAACTGGTCAGCGTCGACCTGACCGGGGTGGAGGAACTGCGCGGGGTGGCGTGA
- a CDS encoding NAD(P)/FAD-dependent oxidoreductase, translated as MPKATYLNSWYAASAAPRPDRPILEGETACDVCIVGGGYTGLTAALELAERGFGVVLLEAERCGWGASGRNGGQIITGYNKPMATIEGWVGKEDARHLWDFGEEAKAQLAERVERHAIACDLKWGFAFAALKPRHMQDVTALEREVRDGYGYGRIHRLDRAGIRGHVGSDAYIGGLLDEGSGHLHPLNYALGLARAADAAGVRIFEHSRAIAIDSGPAPRVDTGRGGVRAKHLILAGNAYLGGLAPALDRHIMPVATYMIATEPLGEGRAASLLPTDIAVSDMKFSLNYFRRSADHRLLFGGGVSYSGVDTPGLKQAMRLKMLAVYPELRDAAIEYCWGGRVAITMNRMPHLGRLSPTTLFAHGYSGHGVALAGMAGRVMAEAIAGTAGRFDVFARVPHLPFPGGRRFRTPALVLAMMWFRLRDLL; from the coding sequence ATGCCGAAAGCGACCTACCTGAACAGCTGGTACGCGGCCTCCGCCGCCCCACGCCCCGACCGCCCGATCCTGGAGGGCGAGACCGCCTGCGACGTCTGCATCGTCGGCGGCGGCTACACCGGCCTGACCGCGGCGCTGGAACTGGCCGAACGCGGCTTCGGCGTCGTGCTGCTGGAGGCGGAACGCTGCGGCTGGGGCGCATCGGGCCGCAACGGCGGCCAGATCATCACCGGCTACAACAAACCGATGGCGACCATCGAGGGCTGGGTCGGCAAGGAGGACGCGCGCCACCTGTGGGACTTCGGCGAGGAGGCCAAGGCACAGCTGGCGGAGCGGGTGGAGCGCCACGCCATCGCCTGCGACCTGAAATGGGGCTTCGCCTTTGCGGCGCTGAAGCCGCGCCACATGCAGGACGTGACGGCGCTGGAGCGCGAGGTGCGCGACGGCTACGGCTATGGCCGGATCCATCGGCTCGACCGGGCCGGCATCCGCGGGCATGTCGGCAGCGACGCCTATATCGGCGGCCTGCTGGACGAGGGCAGCGGCCATCTGCACCCGCTGAACTACGCGCTGGGACTGGCCCGCGCCGCCGACGCCGCCGGGGTGCGCATCTTCGAGCACAGCCGCGCCATCGCCATCGACAGCGGCCCGGCGCCGCGGGTGGACACCGGGCGCGGGGGAGTGAGGGCGAAGCACCTGATCCTGGCCGGCAACGCCTATCTCGGCGGGCTGGCCCCCGCGCTGGACCGCCACATCATGCCGGTCGCGACCTATATGATCGCCACCGAACCGCTGGGGGAGGGGCGCGCCGCGTCGTTGCTGCCGACCGACATCGCGGTGTCGGACATGAAGTTCTCGCTGAATTATTTCCGCCGATCCGCCGACCACCGGCTGCTGTTCGGCGGCGGCGTCAGCTATTCCGGAGTCGACACGCCGGGCCTGAAGCAGGCGATGCGGCTGAAGATGCTGGCGGTCTATCCGGAGCTGCGCGACGCCGCCATCGAGTATTGCTGGGGCGGCCGGGTCGCCATCACCATGAACCGCATGCCGCATCTGGGCCGGCTGTCGCCGACCACGCTGTTCGCCCACGGCTATTCCGGCCATGGCGTGGCGCTGGCCGGCATGGCCGGCCGGGTGATGGCCGAGGCGATCGCCGGCACCGCCGGGCGGTTCGACGTGTTCGCCCGCGTCCCCCACCTGCCCTTCCCCGGCGGACGGCGCTTCCGCACGCCGGCCCTGGTCCTCGCAATGATGTGGTTCCGTTTGCGCGATCTGCTGTAG
- a CDS encoding glutamine synthetase family protein, with product MGFMEDFIKKNRITEVECLVPDMSGIARGKIVPAEKFLRILRDRGLRLPEAIFVQTVTGEFPDDEDITSDENSDIYMIPDERTIRFVPWYNEPTAQVITDCVYADGRPVDVSPRHVLKRVLALYEERGWKPMVAPELEFFLVQVNKDPDYPLVPPVGRNGRMESGRQAFGIDAVNEFDPIFEAVYDFCEKQDIDIDTLTHEAGAAQIEINFNHGDALELADQAFLFKRTAREAAIRHQIYATFMAKPMQGEPGSAMHVHQSVVDVATGRNLFSNPDGTDSDLFMSHIAGLQKYLPYAMPLLAPNVNSYRRLVPNSDAPINVHWGRDNRTTGLRVPVSQPDARRVENRVAGADANPYLAIAASLACGYIGMTQGLEPNDPIKGSAYRLAFTLPRHQSEALTKFNACKPLKEILGERFIDAVTCVKQTEYEAYNRVISSWERENLLLNV from the coding sequence ATGGGTTTTATGGAAGACTTCATCAAGAAGAACCGAATCACCGAAGTCGAATGCCTTGTGCCCGACATGTCGGGCATTGCGCGGGGCAAGATCGTCCCCGCCGAAAAATTCCTCCGCATCCTGCGCGACCGCGGCCTGCGCCTGCCCGAGGCGATCTTCGTCCAGACCGTGACCGGCGAGTTCCCCGACGACGAGGACATCACGTCGGACGAGAATTCCGACATCTACATGATCCCGGACGAGCGCACGATCCGCTTCGTGCCCTGGTACAACGAGCCGACGGCGCAGGTCATCACCGACTGCGTCTATGCCGACGGCCGGCCGGTCGACGTCTCGCCCCGCCATGTCCTGAAGCGCGTGCTGGCGCTGTACGAGGAGCGCGGCTGGAAGCCGATGGTGGCGCCGGAACTGGAATTCTTCCTGGTCCAGGTCAACAAGGATCCCGACTATCCCCTGGTTCCGCCGGTCGGGCGCAACGGCCGGATGGAAAGCGGCCGGCAGGCCTTCGGCATCGATGCCGTCAACGAGTTCGACCCGATCTTCGAGGCGGTCTATGATTTCTGCGAGAAGCAGGACATCGACATCGACACCCTGACCCACGAGGCCGGCGCCGCGCAGATCGAGATCAACTTCAACCACGGCGACGCGCTGGAACTGGCCGACCAGGCCTTCCTGTTCAAGCGCACGGCGCGCGAGGCGGCGATCCGCCACCAGATCTATGCCACCTTCATGGCCAAGCCGATGCAGGGCGAACCCGGCAGCGCCATGCATGTCCACCAGTCGGTGGTCGATGTCGCCACCGGTCGCAACCTGTTCTCCAACCCCGACGGCACCGACAGCGACCTGTTCATGTCGCACATCGCCGGGCTGCAGAAATACCTGCCCTATGCCATGCCGCTGCTGGCGCCCAACGTCAACAGCTACCGCCGGCTGGTTCCCAACTCCGATGCGCCGATCAACGTGCATTGGGGCCGCGACAACCGCACCACCGGCCTGCGCGTGCCGGTGTCGCAGCCCGACGCCCGCCGGGTGGAGAACCGGGTCGCCGGGGCGGACGCGAACCCCTATCTCGCCATCGCCGCGTCGCTCGCCTGCGGCTATATCGGCATGACCCAGGGGCTGGAACCGAACGACCCGATCAAGGGCTCCGCCTATCGCCTCGCCTTCACCCTGCCGCGCCACCAGTCGGAGGCGCTGACCAAGTTCAACGCCTGCAAGCCCTTGAAGGAAATCCTCGGCGAACGCTTCATCGACGCCGTCACCTGCGTGAAGCAGACGGAGTACGAGGCCTACAACCGGGTCATCAGCTCCTGGGAACGGGAAAACCTGCTGCTGAACGTCTGA
- a CDS encoding UbiA family prenyltransferase has protein sequence MSMQPAIPSLRTRLHSVGRVQRSVVAALMFIVLTTGLLGLVLHRGGHASNLTDIQNLVVLENPDLIPVDSWDPMIAALDWLHERPGENVYDGVFFKQHVKFQYPVTSLLPLEAMKALGVLDLHAFSRINLLLVLATAAGMAILVLEMAAWLRLPGARDDRTTQLLLGGFGFAATLCFYPVLKAFSLGQVQVWLNAAFVFACIALLRDRRMLCGALLGASSLMKPQMSLFLAWALVRGDWRMATGWAAVVVPGVALATLLYGFAPMVDYLDVLLFIGRHGESYHVNQTVNGLVNRLLHNGNNLDWSADSFAPYHPAVHLATQISGLAFVAFGLLWRRRDRGAERIVAFTVAGVCFTVGSPVAWVHHFGILLPAFALAFLILMEPGARRSAPAPALLAAVLAVAYFLAGNLLFQPVNALADTPLNVLQSYLFIATLMLLALLHRLAGWHDRAALAPWSGTEAGAADLTPSTLTATTLTPATLAAPAEPTAAGEPPLFVDLDGTLLKTDLLYESLFGLIKAQPWAALLVPLWLAGGKARLKAELARRVEIDPASLVYNPAVLERLEAERSRGRRLVLATAAHHRYADAIARHLGLFDQVLASNDGVNLKAGRKCEAIRAQVPSGVFDYMGNDEADFAIWRAARRGVAVNASSAVIRHAATLCPLETIVTPGRPRLLLILRALRLHQWLKNLLVFVPLLAGNKLGEVGPTLQAAAAFLAFGLCASSIYVLNDLLDLPADRRHPRKCRRPFASGELPLDLGLWLIPGLLLASVAVAVLALPPLFLAALAAYAGSSLFYNLFAKNRVIWDVMLLAGLYSLRVLGGATATAIVPSFWLLAFSMFLFLSLAMVKRYSEMDSMVKLGLGQAEGRGYLTADMPVLQSIGVSAGFLSVLVMALYINSPEVGRVYGRPEALWIVCPLLLFWIGRVWLQTHRGLMHDDPVVFAARDKWSIAIGLVCAVALALGRA, from the coding sequence ATGAGCATGCAACCTGCGATCCCGTCCCTTCGAACACGCCTGCACAGCGTCGGTCGGGTCCAGCGCAGCGTCGTCGCCGCATTGATGTTCATCGTGCTGACCACCGGCCTGCTGGGGCTGGTCCTGCATCGCGGCGGCCATGCCAGCAACCTGACCGACATCCAGAATCTGGTCGTGCTGGAGAATCCCGACCTGATCCCGGTCGATTCCTGGGATCCGATGATCGCGGCGCTGGATTGGCTGCACGAGCGCCCCGGCGAGAATGTCTATGACGGGGTCTTCTTCAAGCAGCACGTCAAGTTCCAGTATCCGGTGACCTCGCTGTTGCCGCTGGAGGCGATGAAGGCGCTGGGGGTGCTGGACCTCCACGCCTTCTCGCGGATCAACCTGCTGCTCGTGCTGGCGACGGCGGCCGGCATGGCGATCCTGGTGCTGGAGATGGCGGCCTGGCTGCGGCTGCCCGGTGCCCGCGACGACCGGACGACCCAACTGCTGCTGGGCGGCTTCGGCTTCGCCGCGACCTTGTGCTTCTACCCGGTGCTGAAGGCCTTCTCGCTGGGGCAGGTCCAGGTCTGGCTGAACGCCGCCTTCGTCTTCGCCTGCATCGCGCTGCTGCGCGACCGGCGGATGCTGTGCGGCGCGCTCCTGGGCGCGTCCTCCCTGATGAAGCCGCAGATGTCGCTGTTCCTGGCCTGGGCGCTGGTGCGCGGCGACTGGCGGATGGCGACGGGCTGGGCCGCCGTCGTGGTGCCGGGTGTGGCGCTGGCGACGCTGCTCTACGGCTTCGCGCCGATGGTCGACTATCTCGACGTGCTGCTGTTCATCGGCCGGCATGGCGAGAGCTATCATGTCAACCAGACCGTCAACGGGCTGGTCAACCGGTTGCTGCACAACGGCAACAACCTCGACTGGTCGGCGGACTCCTTCGCCCCCTACCATCCGGCGGTCCATCTCGCGACCCAGATCTCCGGCCTCGCCTTCGTCGCTTTCGGCCTGTTGTGGCGGCGCCGTGACCGCGGGGCGGAACGGATCGTCGCCTTCACCGTCGCCGGCGTCTGCTTCACCGTCGGCTCGCCGGTCGCCTGGGTTCATCATTTCGGCATCCTGCTGCCGGCCTTCGCGCTGGCCTTCCTGATCCTGATGGAGCCGGGGGCGCGGCGTTCGGCGCCCGCGCCCGCCCTGCTGGCCGCCGTGTTGGCGGTCGCCTATTTCCTCGCCGGCAACCTGCTGTTCCAGCCGGTCAACGCGCTCGCCGACACACCGTTGAACGTCCTGCAATCCTACCTGTTCATCGCCACGCTGATGCTGCTGGCGCTGCTGCACCGTCTGGCTGGCTGGCACGACCGCGCGGCCCTGGCGCCGTGGAGCGGGACCGAGGCCGGCGCCGCCGACCTCACTCCCTCCACCCTCACCGCCACCACGCTCACCCCTGCCACCCTCGCCGCTCCCGCGGAGCCCACCGCCGCCGGGGAGCCGCCCTTGTTCGTCGACCTCGACGGCACGCTGCTGAAGACCGACCTGCTGTACGAATCGCTGTTCGGCCTGATCAAGGCGCAGCCCTGGGCGGCGCTGCTGGTCCCGCTCTGGCTGGCCGGGGGCAAGGCGCGGCTGAAGGCCGAGCTGGCCCGGCGGGTGGAGATCGACCCGGCCTCCCTGGTCTACAACCCCGCCGTCCTGGAACGGCTGGAGGCGGAGCGCAGCCGGGGCCGCCGGCTGGTGCTGGCCACCGCCGCGCACCATCGCTACGCCGATGCCATCGCCCGGCATCTCGGCCTGTTCGACCAGGTGCTGGCCAGCAACGACGGCGTCAACCTGAAGGCCGGGCGCAAGTGCGAGGCCATCCGGGCGCAGGTGCCGTCGGGCGTCTTCGACTACATGGGCAACGACGAGGCCGATTTCGCGATCTGGCGCGCCGCCCGCCGCGGCGTGGCGGTGAACGCCTCGTCCGCCGTGATCCGCCATGCCGCGACGCTCTGCCCGCTGGAGACCATCGTCACGCCGGGCCGGCCGCGCCTGCTGCTGATCCTGCGGGCGCTGCGCCTGCACCAGTGGCTGAAGAACCTGCTGGTCTTCGTGCCGCTGCTGGCCGGCAACAAGCTGGGCGAGGTCGGGCCGACCCTGCAGGCGGCGGCGGCCTTCCTCGCCTTCGGCCTGTGCGCGTCGAGCATCTATGTGCTGAACGACCTGCTCGACCTGCCGGCCGACCGCCGCCACCCGCGCAAGTGCCGCCGGCCCTTCGCCTCGGGGGAACTGCCGCTCGATCTCGGCCTGTGGCTGATCCCGGGGCTGCTGCTGGCGAGCGTCGCCGTCGCGGTGCTGGCCCTGCCGCCGCTGTTCCTGGCGGCGCTGGCGGCTTATGCCGGCTCGTCGCTGTTCTACAACCTGTTCGCCAAGAACCGGGTCATCTGGGACGTGATGCTGCTGGCCGGGCTCTATTCGCTGCGCGTGCTGGGCGGCGCCACCGCGACGGCCATCGTCCCGTCCTTCTGGCTGCTGGCCTTCTCGATGTTCCTGTTCCTCAGCCTGGCGATGGTGAAGCGCTATTCCGAGATGGACAGCATGGTGAAGCTCGGGCTGGGGCAGGCGGAGGGCCGCGGTTACCTCACCGCCGACATGCCGGTGCTGCAATCCATCGGCGTGTCCGCCGGCTTCCTGTCGGTGCTGGTGATGGCGCTCTACATCAACAGCCCGGAGGTCGGCCGCGTCTATGGCCGGCCCGAGGCGCTGTGGATCGTCTGCCCGCTGCTGCTCTTCTGGATCGGGCGGGTGTGGCTGCAGACCCACCGCGGGCTGATGCATGACGACCCGGTGGTCTTCGCCGCCCGCGACAAGTGGAGCATCGCCATCGGCCTGGTCTGTGCCGTCGCGCTCGCCCTCGGCCGGGCCTGA
- a CDS encoding EamA family transporter, whose amino-acid sequence MPIGIVGLILLSVTLSALAQISLKIGMSSPQVSTALAAGEAGRIALSVVATPHILTGLACYGLGMVVWLAVLAKVDVTMAYPFVGLGFLVTLALGVLLLGETLTPVRLVGTLLVVLGVVLTAQS is encoded by the coding sequence ATGCCCATCGGCATCGTCGGATTGATCCTGCTGAGCGTCACCCTGTCGGCCCTGGCGCAGATTTCCCTGAAGATCGGCATGTCCAGCCCCCAGGTCTCGACCGCGCTGGCGGCCGGGGAGGCGGGGCGCATCGCCCTGTCGGTGGTCGCCACGCCGCATATCCTGACCGGGCTCGCCTGCTATGGGCTGGGGATGGTGGTGTGGCTGGCGGTGCTGGCCAAGGTCGACGTCACCATGGCCTATCCTTTCGTCGGGCTGGGCTTCCTGGTCACGCTGGCGCTCGGCGTGCTGCTGTTGGGCGAGACCCTGACGCCGGTCCGGCTGGTCGGCACGCTGCTGGTGGTTCTGGGTGTGGTGCTGACCGCACAGAGTTGA
- a CDS encoding DUF1843 domain-containing protein: MSTEPQNKTSVRPYGPAIVEAISTGDLAKMKEVAAAAEEHLAQYGDVGRLLQHLKIEIAKAEASA; the protein is encoded by the coding sequence ATGAGCACCGAGCCCCAGAACAAGACGTCCGTCCGCCCCTATGGTCCGGCCATTGTCGAGGCCATTTCGACCGGCGATCTCGCGAAGATGAAGGAGGTCGCCGCGGCGGCCGAAGAGCATCTGGCCCAGTACGGCGACGTCGGGCGGCTGCTGCAGCATCTGAAGATCGAGATCGCCAAGGCCGAAGCCTCCGCCTGA
- a CDS encoding DUF1843 domain-containing protein, producing MSELARFPHYPMYMATITDAIAKGDLAQMKTLQSQAEEVLTAYGDIPTALQLLKVEIAKAEAAAG from the coding sequence ATGTCCGAACTGGCCCGCTTCCCGCATTATCCGATGTACATGGCCACCATCACCGACGCGATCGCCAAGGGCGATCTCGCCCAGATGAAGACCCTCCAGTCCCAGGCCGAAGAGGTTCTGACCGCCTATGGCGACATCCCGACCGCGCTGCAGCTGCTGAAGGTCGAGATCGCCAAGGCCGAAGCCGCCGCCGGCTGA